From a single Chiloscyllium plagiosum isolate BGI_BamShark_2017 chromosome 27, ASM401019v2, whole genome shotgun sequence genomic region:
- the fam167b gene encoding protein FAM167A encodes MEPLAAVADPEPDDHLSRVKALTAKLNLQTRRPSFAEWQQKLESEPWKSGESWQVQSGPGSDSNITLSQGVSSNNDISLTSICGFANIGEALEWLRKELREMQSSDHQLARKLICLRREIHRLKVEQICHQHKEMLDDVTYELEECEEESDLLLDIPLKAVFSLSTPLKHIGVTKMNINSRRFSLS; translated from the exons ATGGAACCGCTAGCAGCAGTAGCTGACCCGGAGCCAGATGACCACCTGAGCCGGGTGAAGGCGCTAACTGCAAAGTTAAATTTGCAGACGCGCAGACCCTCGTTCGCGGAATGGCAGCAGAAACTGGAGAGCGAGCCTTGGAAAAGTGGCGAGAGCTGGCAGGTCCAGTCAGGACCAGGCAGTGACAGTAACATCACCCTGAGCCAGGGAGTGAGCAGCAACAATGACATCTCCCTCACCAGCATCTGTGGCTTCGCCAATATCGGAGAGGCGTTGGAATGGCTCAGGAAGGAGCTG CGAGAGATGCAGTCTTCAGATCATCAGCTTGCTCGGAAGCTAATTTGTCTCAGGAGAGAGATTCACAGACTAAAGGTGGAGCAGATCTGTCATCAGCACAAGGAGATGTTGGATGATGTAACGTACGAACTGGAGGAATGTGAAGAAGAGTCAGACTTACTCTTGGATATTCCCCTGAAAGCTGTATTCAGTCTCTCCACACCACTTAAACATATCGGAGTGACTAAAATGAACATTAACTCCAGAAGGTTCTCTCTTTCCTGA